A genomic region of Colletes latitarsis isolate SP2378_abdomen chromosome 7, iyColLati1, whole genome shotgun sequence contains the following coding sequences:
- the Tup gene encoding LIM1_Isl and LIM2_Isl domain-containing protein tup isoform X1 has product MEIGGAAMQRLGTAGGPGPLSLQGPPRSVKISPVNIQHEPGDLTSQKSTTSHCVGCGGRIHDQWILRVAPDLEWHAACLKCTECQQFLDENCTCFVRDGKTYCKRDYVRLFGTKCDKCSECFSKDDYVMRAKSKIYHIKCFRCSACMRQLVPGDEFALRQDGLFCRHDHDVLEGGKLCSGAGGVPGNENNNNASLMNNNHHLHPNDGSISDSGSESGSHKASVGGNRGSGSHKSSGGSDGKPTRVRTVLNEKQLHTLRTCYAANPRPDALMKEQLVEMTGLSPRVIRVWFQNKRCKDKKKTIAMKQQMQEKWFPLQDGRKLGFGGMHGIPMVASSPVRHESSIGMTPLEVQAYQPPWKALSDFALHTDLDRLDPNTPSFHHLVSQMHGYDLHGGPPQLPPPGMLGGPMNDGGGGGGGGPLPPPGPHHPGSGGPDMGQHPDSTDSYVTYLESDSDSLHHDTGSP; this is encoded by the exons AAAGCACAACTTCGCATTGCGTGGGTTGCGGCGGACGAATCCACGATCAGTGGATCTTACGAGTTGCGCCAGATTTGGAGTGGCACGCCGCTTGTTTGAAGTGCACGGAGTGCCAGCAGTTTTTGGACGAGAATTGCACCTGCTTCGTGCGGGATGGGAAAACTTACTGTAAACGGGATTACGTCAG GCTGTTCGGCACGAAGTGCGACAAGTGCAGCGAGTGCTTCAGCAAGGACGACTACGTAATGAGAGCGAAGAGCAAGATTTATCACATAAAGTGCTTCCGATGTTCGGCGTGCATGAGGCAGCTAGTACCTGGCGACGAATTTGCCTTGAGACAGGATGGTCTTTTCTGCAGACACGATCACGACGTTCTCGAGGGCGGGAAGCTCTGTTCGGGAGCTGGCGGTGTTCCTGGGAACGAGAACAACAACAACGCGTCCCTCATGAACAACAACCACCATCTGCATCCCAACGACGGCTCGATATCAG ATTCCGGGTCCGAAAGTGGATCGCACAAGGCCAGCGTGGGTGGGAATCGAGGATCGGGCAGTCATAAAAGCAGCGGCGGTTCTGACGGGAAGCCGACCAGAGTACGCACGGTCCTGAACGAGAAGCAGCTTCACACTCTGAGGACTTGTTACGCCGCGAATCCTCGACCCGACGCGCTGATGAAGGAGCAATTGGTAGAAATGACGGGGCTCAGTCCACGCGTGATCAGGGTATGGTTCCAGAACAAACGTTGCAAGGACAAGAAGAAGACGATCGCCATGAAGCAACAGATGCAGGAAAAG TGGTTTCCGTTGCAGGACGGTCGTAAACTGGGCTTCGGAGGGATGCACGGGATTCCCATGGTGGCCAGCAGTCCTGTGAGGCACGAGAGTTCCATAGGGATGACGCCACTGGAGGTGCAAGCTTACCAACCGCCGTGGAAAGCTCTTTCGGACTTTGCTCTTCACACTGACTTGGACAGGCTAGACCCCAACACCCCTTCGTTCCACCACTTGGTATCGCAG ATGCACGGTTACGATCTCCACGGTGGACCACCTCAATTACCACCGCCAGGTATGCTCGGTGGACCTATGAACGACGGTGGGGGCGGTGGAGGCGGCGGTCCATTGCCACCACCCGGACCACATCACCCTGGCAGCGGTGGACCAGATATGGGACAGCATCCCGACAGCACGGATAGCTACGTAACTTATCTCGAAAGTGATAGTGACTCCCTTCACCACGATACAGGAAGTCCATAG
- the Tup gene encoding LIM1_Isl and LIM2_Isl domain-containing protein tup isoform X2 — MEIGGAAMQRLGTAGGPGPLSLQGPPRSVKISPVNIQHEPGDLTSQKSTTSHCVGCGGRIHDQWILRVAPDLEWHAACLKCTECQQFLDENCTCFVRDGKTYCKRDYVRLFGTKCDKCSECFSKDDYVMRAKSKIYHIKCFRCSACMRQLVPGDEFALRQDGLFCRHDHDVLEGGKLCSGAGGVPGNENNNNASLMNNNHHLHPNDGSISDSGSESGSHKASVGGNRGSGSHKSSGGSDGKPTRVRTVLNEKQLHTLRTCYAANPRPDALMKEQLVEMTGLSPRVIRVWFQNKRCKDKKKTIAMKQQMQEKDGRKLGFGGMHGIPMVASSPVRHESSIGMTPLEVQAYQPPWKALSDFALHTDLDRLDPNTPSFHHLVSQMHGYDLHGGPPQLPPPGMLGGPMNDGGGGGGGGPLPPPGPHHPGSGGPDMGQHPDSTDSYVTYLESDSDSLHHDTGSP; from the exons AAAGCACAACTTCGCATTGCGTGGGTTGCGGCGGACGAATCCACGATCAGTGGATCTTACGAGTTGCGCCAGATTTGGAGTGGCACGCCGCTTGTTTGAAGTGCACGGAGTGCCAGCAGTTTTTGGACGAGAATTGCACCTGCTTCGTGCGGGATGGGAAAACTTACTGTAAACGGGATTACGTCAG GCTGTTCGGCACGAAGTGCGACAAGTGCAGCGAGTGCTTCAGCAAGGACGACTACGTAATGAGAGCGAAGAGCAAGATTTATCACATAAAGTGCTTCCGATGTTCGGCGTGCATGAGGCAGCTAGTACCTGGCGACGAATTTGCCTTGAGACAGGATGGTCTTTTCTGCAGACACGATCACGACGTTCTCGAGGGCGGGAAGCTCTGTTCGGGAGCTGGCGGTGTTCCTGGGAACGAGAACAACAACAACGCGTCCCTCATGAACAACAACCACCATCTGCATCCCAACGACGGCTCGATATCAG ATTCCGGGTCCGAAAGTGGATCGCACAAGGCCAGCGTGGGTGGGAATCGAGGATCGGGCAGTCATAAAAGCAGCGGCGGTTCTGACGGGAAGCCGACCAGAGTACGCACGGTCCTGAACGAGAAGCAGCTTCACACTCTGAGGACTTGTTACGCCGCGAATCCTCGACCCGACGCGCTGATGAAGGAGCAATTGGTAGAAATGACGGGGCTCAGTCCACGCGTGATCAGGGTATGGTTCCAGAACAAACGTTGCAAGGACAAGAAGAAGACGATCGCCATGAAGCAACAGATGCAGGAAAAG GACGGTCGTAAACTGGGCTTCGGAGGGATGCACGGGATTCCCATGGTGGCCAGCAGTCCTGTGAGGCACGAGAGTTCCATAGGGATGACGCCACTGGAGGTGCAAGCTTACCAACCGCCGTGGAAAGCTCTTTCGGACTTTGCTCTTCACACTGACTTGGACAGGCTAGACCCCAACACCCCTTCGTTCCACCACTTGGTATCGCAG ATGCACGGTTACGATCTCCACGGTGGACCACCTCAATTACCACCGCCAGGTATGCTCGGTGGACCTATGAACGACGGTGGGGGCGGTGGAGGCGGCGGTCCATTGCCACCACCCGGACCACATCACCCTGGCAGCGGTGGACCAGATATGGGACAGCATCCCGACAGCACGGATAGCTACGTAACTTATCTCGAAAGTGATAGTGACTCCCTTCACCACGATACAGGAAGTCCATAG